One window of Methanobrevibacter woesei genomic DNA carries:
- the glnA gene encoding type I glutamate--ammonia ligase, whose protein sequence is MKEITEEMIADVTSKMKEDNIKFIRLQFVDINGYVKNIVIPFKEEDVGDLFTEGMLFDGSSIEGFVDINESDLVLKPDIRTYSRLSWRPEESAVCRFICDVWTPEGKPFEGDPRSILKKSLAKITKMGLRYNIGPEPEFFIVNIDEEGNPYPYDEAGYFDVEPLDKGPDFRRELTFNLEELGFEVEASHHEVAPGQNEIAFKFKDALKTADAVITFKQAIKAIVDNIASFDQKNYQVTFMPKPFFGVNGSGMHCHQSVFKGDKNLFSNPNSDTGLSKDALYFIGGLLKHAPALTAITNPIVNSYKRLVPGYEAPVYRAYGFKNRSTLIRIPAARGKATRIEYRAPDPSCNPYLAFAAMLEAGIDGIQNKIDPGDPTEINIYELTDEQREDLGIKVLPSSLWEAYHSLEEDEYILNALGDHISQKFLELKYKEWDEYRVQVFGYEQRKYLDI, encoded by the coding sequence ATGAAAGAAATTACCGAAGAAATGATAGCTGATGTAACCAGCAAAATGAAAGAGGACAATATTAAATTCATCAGATTGCAATTTGTTGATATTAACGGTTATGTAAAAAACATTGTAATCCCATTTAAAGAAGAAGATGTAGGGGACTTATTCACTGAAGGAATGTTATTTGATGGATCTTCTATTGAAGGATTTGTTGACATTAATGAAAGTGACCTTGTCCTTAAACCAGATATTAGAACTTACTCTAGATTATCTTGGAGACCTGAAGAATCTGCAGTATGTAGATTTATCTGTGATGTTTGGACTCCTGAAGGAAAACCATTTGAAGGAGACCCAAGAAGCATATTGAAAAAAAGTTTAGCAAAAATTACCAAAATGGGATTAAGATACAATATTGGACCAGAACCTGAATTCTTTATTGTAAATATTGATGAAGAAGGAAATCCATATCCTTACGATGAAGCAGGATACTTTGATGTAGAACCATTAGACAAAGGTCCTGACTTTAGAAGAGAATTAACTTTCAACTTAGAAGAATTAGGATTTGAAGTAGAAGCATCTCACCACGAAGTAGCACCTGGTCAAAACGAAATTGCATTTAAATTTAAAGATGCATTAAAAACTGCAGATGCAGTAATCACATTTAAACAAGCAATTAAAGCTATTGTAGACAATATTGCAAGCTTTGACCAAAAAAATTATCAAGTTACCTTCATGCCAAAACCATTCTTTGGTGTAAATGGTAGTGGAATGCACTGTCACCAATCTGTATTTAAAGGAGACAAAAATTTATTCTCAAATCCAAACAGTGACACTGGATTATCCAAAGATGCATTATACTTTATTGGAGGATTATTAAAACACGCCCCAGCATTAACTGCAATTACTAACCCAATTGTAAACTCCTACAAACGTTTAGTACCAGGTTATGAAGCACCTGTGTACAGGGCATATGGATTTAAAAACAGATCTACTTTAATTAGAATTCCAGCAGCACGTGGAAAAGCAACACGTATTGAATACAGAGCCCCAGACCCATCTTGTAACCCATACTTAGCATTTGCAGCTATGTTAGAAGCAGGAATTGATGGAATTCAAAACAAAATAGATCCTGGTGATCCAACTGAAATCAACATCTATGAATTAACTGATGAACAAAGAGAAGATTTAGGAATTAAAGTATTACCTTCCAGTTTATGGGAAGCATACCACTCCCTTGAAGAAGATGAATACATCCTTAATGCTTTAGGTGACCACATCAGTCAAAAATTCTTAGAATTAAAATACAAAGAATGGGACGAATACCGTGTACAAGTATTCGGATATGAACAAAGAAAATACTTAGATATCTAA
- a CDS encoding DUF128 domain-containing protein, giving the protein MTESEHRMIEILRILDKQKKPTGSKLIANELKEKGFNLGERAVRYHMQILDEKGYTEKMGYSGRQITDLGRKMIEKGLVYDQVDFIQSKFEEMIYLTDFDYRTKKGNVVVNTSTIYDKEAYDIIMDVFRSGLSASNYINVNPIENRNEYEIKTVCGTTTDGIFLNEGIPSIPLYGGLLKIEDYVPTKFTELISYKKTSIPPLDAFISKGMTSVLDVVNDGNGVIPANFRVVPSVAKEKCETIVKNLKEVGINGVITIGNTGENTLGVPVTDGMVGIAIVGGITPFCAAQEEKYNINIKIAEEIGDFSTLKPINNCKPILKAADTSYHEKIPFLLSKSWNLIEEVNFDIEKEKGDIISNVSYVNKEDIDEILDMMGKTYNSNKDYLNPYYKLVPNEKDPSKIGIATICSLSIDGILIKNGIMSNPKYGGLLELTEPPLFVDMISYSGSSLDPHKIFISKNMTSINKNIGPDKILASIKEVPYVARDYTIHLLDILNNIGFSIYKIGKPRELVYNAKVDNYNFGVITGSGLNLIAALKEQNIDVKVKAIEKLIPFEEMEKL; this is encoded by the coding sequence ATGACAGAATCAGAACATCGAATGATTGAAATTTTAAGGATATTGGATAAACAAAAAAAGCCAACTGGATCCAAACTAATAGCTAATGAATTAAAAGAAAAAGGATTCAATCTAGGTGAAAGAGCAGTAAGATATCACATGCAGATTTTAGATGAAAAGGGATATACTGAAAAAATGGGATATTCAGGGCGACAAATTACAGATTTAGGTCGTAAAATGATTGAAAAGGGACTGGTCTATGACCAGGTTGATTTTATCCAGTCAAAATTTGAAGAGATGATTTACCTCACTGATTTTGATTACAGAACTAAAAAAGGAAATGTAGTTGTAAACACCTCAACAATCTATGATAAAGAAGCATATGATATTATAATGGATGTATTTAGAAGCGGATTATCTGCAAGTAACTACATCAATGTAAACCCCATAGAAAACAGGAATGAATATGAAATAAAAACTGTTTGTGGAACAACAACAGATGGAATCTTTTTAAATGAAGGAATACCATCAATCCCTCTCTATGGAGGATTACTTAAAATTGAGGATTATGTTCCTACCAAGTTCACAGAATTAATTTCCTACAAGAAAACATCCATTCCCCCACTAGATGCATTTATTTCAAAGGGTATGACATCAGTATTGGATGTTGTGAATGATGGAAATGGAGTTATTCCTGCTAACTTTAGAGTAGTGCCAAGTGTAGCTAAAGAAAAATGTGAAACAATCGTTAAAAATCTTAAAGAAGTAGGAATAAATGGAGTTATAACAATTGGAAATACTGGAGAAAACACACTGGGAGTTCCTGTTACTGATGGAATGGTTGGAATAGCCATTGTTGGTGGAATTACTCCATTTTGTGCTGCTCAGGAAGAAAAATACAACATAAATATTAAAATTGCAGAAGAAATTGGAGACTTTAGTACTTTAAAACCAATCAATAACTGCAAACCAATATTAAAAGCAGCAGACACTAGTTATCATGAAAAAATTCCATTTTTACTTTCAAAAAGCTGGAATTTAATAGAAGAAGTTAATTTTGATATTGAAAAAGAAAAAGGAGACATCATATCCAATGTATCCTATGTAAACAAAGAGGATATTGATGAAATTTTAGATATGATGGGAAAAACTTATAATTCCAATAAGGACTACCTTAATCCTTATTATAAATTAGTGCCTAATGAAAAAGATCCAAGCAAAATCGGAATAGCTACTATTTGTAGTCTTTCAATTGATGGAATATTAATTAAAAATGGTATAATGAGTAATCCTAAATATGGAGGCCTTTTAGAATTAACTGAACCCCCACTATTTGTTGATATGATTTCCTATAGCGGTTCTTCATTGGATCCTCATAAAATATTCATATCAAAAAATATGACTTCAATAAATAAAAATATTGGGCCTGACAAAATATTGGCTTCAATAAAAGAAGTCCCTTATGTTGCAAGAGATTATACAATCCATCTTTTAGATATACTAAACAATATTGGATTTTCAATCTATAAAATAGGTAAACCAAGAGAATTAGTTTACAATGCCAAAGTAGACAACTATAATTTTGGAGTTATTACAGGAAGTGGACTTAACTTAATAGCTGCTCTTAAAGAACAGAATATTGATGTAAAAGTCAAAGCTATTGAAAAACTAATACCATTTGAAGAAATGGAAAAACTATGA
- a CDS encoding DUF2097 domain-containing protein gives MKSLNLTVDDAINYLKENVEIHDKLEISYNRIFAEGEVLNKDLSEYFGKPGFKMLINLDGETLNPTIEIDFDEIRDDLIEFHHFPKNGDEEVYVSVISE, from the coding sequence ATGAAAAGCTTAAATTTAACAGTTGATGATGCTATAAATTACTTAAAAGAAAATGTTGAAATTCACGATAAATTAGAGATTTCTTATAATAGGATTTTTGCTGAAGGTGAAGTTTTAAATAAAGATCTTTCTGAGTATTTTGGAAAACCTGGATTTAAAATGTTAATTAATTTAGATGGTGAAACTCTTAATCCTACTATAGAAATTGACTTTGATGAAATTCGTGATGACTTAATTGAGTTCCATCATTTCCCTAAAAATGGTGATGAAGAAGTTTATGTTTCTGTAATTTCTGAATAG
- a CDS encoding DUF2097 domain-containing protein: MVNEILLTADEAIDYIKNEVQINDTLELSYNRIFAPGEVLSIIDADEETGEGIRVNLQLNGEILNQSVEIDLNEIRDDLLEVRHIKDGELTVIEIDFD; the protein is encoded by the coding sequence TTGGTTAATGAAATTTTATTAACAGCTGATGAAGCTATTGATTATATAAAAAATGAAGTACAAATTAATGACACATTAGAACTTTCTTATAATCGTATTTTTGCTCCTGGTGAAGTATTAAGTATTATTGATGCTGATGAAGAAACTGGGGAAGGAATTAGAGTTAATTTACAATTAAATGGTGAAATTTTAAATCAGTCTGTTGAAATTGACTTAAATGAAATTAGAGATGATTTATTGGAAGTTCGCCATATTAAAGATGGTGAATTAACTGTCATTGAAATTGATTTCGATTAA
- a CDS encoding formylmethanofuran dehydrogenase subunit C: protein MFNLKTITFDQIKTSSIALEMEEIIPDEIYAWTEDDFAKYQVPIGNSRFPITDFFDITVEGEANGPEEVKMIFNGDLNRVKYIGCKMSAGEIICNGDVDLHVGAEMSGGHIKVNGNAAAHAGREMSGGLLEITGDTKEFTGASYIGEWRGMTGGEIIVYGNAGKQCGECLTGGKIRVKGNCDILAGIHMTKGIIEIDGDVNRWPGGQMKNGNIVIHGFLGRLLEGFVYEGLVEDPEVDGEVFKGKYIKYTGDIGLNGKGSLYLDAEANREKMSEYGEIDDEYTSIREYRNL from the coding sequence GTGTTTAATTTGAAAACAATAACTTTTGATCAAATAAAAACTTCTTCCATTGCATTAGAAATGGAGGAAATCATTCCTGATGAAATTTATGCATGGACTGAAGATGATTTTGCTAAATACCAAGTACCTATTGGTAATTCCAGATTCCCTATCACCGATTTCTTTGACATTACTGTTGAAGGAGAAGCTAATGGTCCTGAAGAAGTTAAAATGATTTTCAACGGTGACTTAAACAGAGTTAAATACATCGGTTGTAAAATGTCTGCTGGTGAAATCATCTGTAATGGTGATGTTGACCTTCACGTAGGTGCAGAAATGTCTGGAGGACACATTAAAGTTAACGGTAATGCAGCTGCTCATGCAGGAAGAGAAATGAGTGGAGGATTACTTGAAATCACCGGAGATACTAAAGAATTTACTGGTGCTTCTTACATTGGTGAATGGAGAGGTATGACTGGTGGAGAAATCATCGTTTACGGTAATGCTGGAAAACAATGTGGTGAATGTTTAACAGGTGGTAAAATCCGTGTTAAAGGTAACTGTGATATTTTAGCAGGTATCCACATGACTAAAGGTATTATTGAAATTGATGGAGATGTAAACCGTTGGCCAGGAGGTCAAATGAAAAACGGTAACATTGTAATCCACGGTTTCTTAGGTAGATTACTTGAAGGTTTCGTTTACGAAGGTCTTGTAGAAGATCCTGAAGTTGACGGAGAAGTATTCAAAGGAAAATACATTAAATATACTGGGGATATTGGTCTTAACGGTAAAGGTTCTTTATACTTAGATGCTGAAGCTAACAGAGAAAAAATGTCTGAATATGGAGAAATCGACGACGAATATACCTCAATTAGGGAATACAGGAATCTATAA
- a CDS encoding formylmethanofuran dehydrogenase subunit A produces the protein MMEYILKNGIVYDPANKINGEKKDVMFKDGIIVDEVSSDAKVIDVTDKIVMPAGVDPHAHVAGPKLVVGRLYRPEDSRRGVTQKTKVTRGESGFSIPSCPATGYRYSRLGYGTVVEAAMPPLEAKHTHEEIATIPNIDVPALPLFGNNWFVMEYARENNIDDLAAFVSYWLKLTKGYGIKIVNPCGSEAWGWGMNVHGVNDKAPYFDVTSKEVVIALAKANEKLGLPHSIHIHPNDLGHPGNVPTTLETLDAVKNIKKSPKATIRDQTIHCTHLQFHSYTGNSWKDAASGASEVADYINKHDHVTCDVGQVTLDETTTMTADAPMEYDLFKLSGLKWANKDIECETAAGIIPCIYSGKAPVGALQWAIGLELFLLIDDPWKVCLTTDHPNAGPFIRYPRIMSWLMSNQRRMEMIENGEVHKWVQKRTTLATLDREYDFYDIATISRAAPAKIHGFADRGALTPGYRADIAVYDMNPNDIDPSRQYEDIEKGFSNALYTIKDGQILVKDKEIVKVKESQNVWVNVKGYEHEEQAVVDKIMPFFTQYYSVKWENYPVHDHYVSNPIRVDVER, from the coding sequence ATAATGGAATATATACTTAAAAATGGTATTGTTTATGATCCAGCTAACAAAATAAACGGAGAAAAGAAGGATGTCATGTTCAAAGATGGCATTATTGTAGATGAAGTTTCTTCTGATGCAAAAGTAATTGATGTAACTGATAAAATAGTTATGCCAGCTGGTGTTGACCCTCACGCTCACGTTGCAGGTCCTAAATTAGTTGTAGGTAGGTTATACAGACCTGAAGATTCAAGAAGAGGAGTTACTCAAAAAACTAAAGTAACTAGAGGAGAATCTGGATTCTCTATCCCAAGTTGTCCTGCAACTGGTTACAGATATTCAAGATTAGGTTACGGTACTGTTGTAGAAGCAGCTATGCCACCTCTTGAAGCAAAACACACTCACGAAGAAATCGCTACTATTCCAAACATAGATGTTCCAGCATTACCATTATTCGGTAACAACTGGTTTGTAATGGAATATGCAAGAGAAAACAACATTGATGATTTAGCAGCATTTGTATCTTACTGGTTAAAATTAACCAAAGGATACGGTATTAAAATTGTAAACCCATGTGGTAGTGAAGCATGGGGTTGGGGTATGAACGTACATGGTGTAAACGATAAAGCACCTTACTTTGATGTAACCTCTAAAGAAGTAGTTATTGCATTAGCAAAAGCTAACGAAAAATTAGGTCTTCCACACTCAATCCACATCCACCCTAACGACTTAGGACACCCAGGTAACGTACCTACTACTCTTGAAACTTTAGATGCTGTTAAAAACATTAAGAAAAGTCCTAAAGCAACCATAAGGGATCAAACTATCCACTGTACTCACCTTCAATTCCACTCTTACACTGGTAACAGTTGGAAAGATGCAGCATCTGGTGCTTCCGAAGTTGCAGACTACATTAACAAACACGACCACGTAACTTGTGATGTAGGTCAAGTAACTTTAGATGAAACCACTACTATGACTGCAGATGCACCAATGGAATATGATTTATTCAAATTATCCGGTTTAAAATGGGCTAACAAAGATATTGAATGTGAAACTGCAGCAGGAATTATTCCATGTATTTACTCAGGTAAAGCTCCTGTTGGTGCTTTACAATGGGCTATTGGTCTTGAGTTATTCTTACTCATTGATGACCCATGGAAAGTATGTTTAACTACTGACCACCCTAACGCAGGTCCTTTCATCAGATACCCAAGAATCATGTCCTGGTTAATGAGTAACCAAAGAAGAATGGAAATGATTGAAAACGGAGAAGTACACAAATGGGTACAAAAAAGAACCACTCTTGCAACTCTCGACAGAGAATACGACTTCTACGACATTGCTACTATTTCCAGAGCAGCACCTGCTAAAATCCACGGATTTGCTGACAGAGGAGCTCTCACTCCTGGTTACAGAGCAGATATTGCTGTATATGACATGAACCCTAATGATATTGATCCATCCAGACAATATGAAGACATTGAAAAAGGATTCTCTAATGCTTTATACACTATTAAAGATGGTCAAATCTTAGTTAAAGATAAAGAAATTGTAAAAGTTAAAGAAAGTCAAAATGTATGGGTTAACGTAAAAGGATATGAACATGAAGAACAAGCTGTTGTTGATAAAATCATGCCATTCTTCACCCAATATTACTCTGTAAAATGGGAAAACTATCCAGTACACGACCATTACGTATCCAACCCAATTAGAGTAGATGTTGAAAGATAA
- a CDS encoding formylmethanofuran dehydrogenase subunit B produces MTYEPPVTDYDYIVENCTCAFCGCNCDDLDYLVKDGHVVAVRHACRLGASKIMEDMDQRLLVPMIRDENGELMEVDWDTALDKAAEYIANSIRPVFYGWSETSTECMKEGLELGEYIGAVLDNQATICHGPSLQAVQNAGYPIQTLGEVQNRADMCVYSGSNAMNSHPRHLARYAVFCRGYFRQRGRFDRTVVTMDPKFSDTAKMSDKWIGFEQNGDYGFYNAIRAVLRGKELYQDVISGIPKEDIYELVEEMKNAEFGVLFFGLGLTHTLSKQRNIDIAIKMVQDLNKYSKWGLTPMKGHFNVNGFNIFMAFETGFAFGVDFCRGYARYMLGETNTIDLLTRKEPDCFMVIAADPGAHFPNGANQHLADIPVIQIDIHWGPSTELADVVLPGSFIGVECGGTSYRMDGVPIFMKKAIDKPETCRDDEWIVRELKERVMKLREEPNVAPKYEPNPNAL; encoded by the coding sequence ATGACTTATGAACCACCTGTTACAGATTATGATTACATTGTCGAAAACTGTACATGCGCATTCTGTGGATGTAACTGTGACGACTTAGATTACTTAGTAAAAGATGGCCATGTTGTTGCTGTAAGACACGCTTGCAGATTAGGTGCAAGTAAAATTATGGAAGATATGGACCAAAGATTATTAGTTCCAATGATAAGGGATGAAAACGGAGAACTTATGGAAGTAGATTGGGACACTGCTTTAGACAAAGCTGCTGAATACATTGCTAACTCTATTAGACCAGTATTCTACGGTTGGTCTGAAACTTCCACTGAATGTATGAAAGAAGGTTTAGAATTAGGTGAATACATCGGTGCTGTATTAGATAACCAAGCAACCATTTGTCACGGACCAAGTTTACAAGCTGTACAAAACGCAGGATATCCTATTCAAACTTTAGGAGAAGTTCAAAACAGAGCAGATATGTGTGTTTACTCTGGAAGTAACGCAATGAACTCTCACCCAAGACATTTAGCTCGTTATGCTGTATTCTGTCGTGGATACTTCAGACAAAGAGGAAGATTTGACAGAACTGTTGTAACTATGGATCCAAAATTCTCAGATACTGCAAAAATGTCTGATAAATGGATTGGATTTGAACAAAACGGTGACTACGGTTTCTACAACGCTATCAGAGCTGTATTAAGAGGTAAAGAATTATACCAAGATGTAATTTCTGGAATTCCTAAAGAAGATATCTACGAATTAGTAGAAGAAATGAAAAATGCAGAATTTGGTGTTCTCTTCTTCGGTTTAGGTTTAACCCACACTTTATCAAAACAAAGAAACATTGATATAGCTATTAAAATGGTTCAAGACTTAAACAAATACAGTAAATGGGGTCTTACTCCAATGAAAGGTCACTTTAACGTAAACGGTTTCAACATTTTCATGGCTTTCGAAACCGGATTTGCATTTGGTGTTGACTTCTGTAGAGGATACGCTAGATACATGTTAGGAGAAACTAACACTATTGATTTATTAACAAGGAAAGAACCAGACTGTTTCATGGTTATTGCTGCAGACCCAGGTGCTCACTTCCCTAATGGTGCAAACCAACACTTAGCTGATATTCCAGTTATCCAAATTGATATTCACTGGGGTCCTTCCACTGAACTTGCAGATGTTGTTTTACCAGGTTCATTTATTGGTGTAGAATGTGGAGGAACCAGTTATCGTATGGATGGAGTTCCTATTTTCATGAAAAAAGCAATTGACAAACCTGAAACTTGTCGTGATGATGAATGGATTGTTCGCGAATTAAAAGAAAGAGTAATGAAACTCAGAGAAGAGCCAAACGTAGCTCCTAAATACGAACCAAATCCAAACGCATTATAA